A region from the Lycium barbarum isolate Lr01 chromosome 8, ASM1917538v2, whole genome shotgun sequence genome encodes:
- the LOC132607990 gene encoding uncharacterized protein LOC132607990, producing the protein MEPPKFFGRRNEDACEFVVEIHERLYKMGIVESHGSNFSYVSAYHSVGWDFASDRLDVLVHMSTPVRYSVVIDRVFQSCLVTFMGYDTWKEVSFQWSDACEESFEKIKTLLTPAPILALPVEGKDFSVYYDASRVGSGAVLIQEGKVIAHASRQLKIHEKNYPTHDLELLAVVFSLKI; encoded by the exons ATGGAGCCGCCTAAGTTCTTTGGCAGGCGTAATGAGGATGCGTGTGAGTTCGTTGTGGAGATACATGAGAGGCTCTATAAGATGGGCATTGTGGAGTCCCATG GGTCTAATTTCTCATATGTATCTGCCTATCATTCTGTTGGTTGGGATTTTGCTAGTGACCGTCTTGATGTACTTGTCCATATGTCTACTCCAGTTAGATATTCAGTAGTTATTGATCGAGTCTTTCAATCTtgcttagttacttttatgggatatgatacttgg AAGGAGGTTtccttccagtggtccgatgcttGTGAGGAGAGCTTTGAAAAGATCAAGACTCTTTTGACTCCAGCCCCAATTTTGGCATTAcctgtggagggtaaggatttctcagtgTATTATGATGCATCCCGTGTTGGTTCGGGTGCTGTGTTGATACAGGAGGGTAAAGTCATTGCCCATGCTTCCCGACAGTTGAAGAtccacgagaagaactaccctacccatgatttggagttgttagcGGTAGTCTTTTCCTTAAAGATTTAG